In bacterium, the genomic window ACAACGGATTATCAATCCTTGTAATTTCAACTACCTGTTTAGCCAGGTCTTCAAGCCTTCCCAGACTCCCCTGGGGCTTGGTAAGATTATCCAGCCTTTTTTGGGTTTTTCCCGCCAAAGAATTGTCTATTTTGTTAATCCTGTTTATTGTTTCTTTTAGTATCTGCATCTATTCTCCTTTTGTTTTTCCGGATTATTTTAAAAATATTATCTACAGTTTTCTTTTTATGTATCCAGTTACAATGCTCGCACGACCAGATATTTTTCTTAAACTTTATTGAATAAACATATTCCCCCCTGAGTTGATTTCCACAAGGATATAACGGGCAATAACAAAACGTGCAGTCTTCCAATCCTTCATGGCATGGATAAAATTTACAGAATTTGTTAGCTCTGCTTATCATTATTAGCTCCTACTCTTTATTTTTACGGGAACTCCCGCCTGCATAAAAACTACTTCTTCCGCGTTTTTTGCCATTATCTGATTAGCAAATCCTATTAAATCCGCAAACCGCCTTCCCAGCGGATTATCCGGAACCAAACTACTACCCACATCATTAGAAACCAAAATT contains:
- a CDS encoding cysteine-rich small domain-containing protein; translation: MISRANKFCKFYPCHEGLEDCTFCYCPLYPCGNQLRGEYVYSIKFKKNIWSCEHCNWIHKKKTVDNIFKIIRKNKRRIDADTKRNNKQD